From Afipia carboxidovorans OM5, one genomic window encodes:
- a CDS encoding HugZ family protein has translation MKPQPQTDSATMVRSLLRGSRQGALATLMTESGAPYCSLVNVAPDADGAPLLLISRLALHTQNALADPRVSLMLDERRAGDPLEGARIMLAGEARPAAPEALPRIRRRYFAFHPSARDFADFPDFSFFRIDPSGVHLVAGFGRIVDLVPARFLTEVSDAADLVAAEEEIVAHLNTDHPETLSLFATQLLDTPAADWRCIACDPDGLDLAAEDRYLRLTFPRRVASPGALRTVLKDLADKARSGAR, from the coding sequence GTGAAACCTCAGCCCCAGACCGATTCCGCCACCATGGTCCGTTCGCTGCTTCGCGGGAGCCGCCAAGGGGCGCTGGCGACCCTGATGACGGAGAGCGGGGCGCCCTATTGCTCGCTCGTCAATGTTGCTCCCGACGCGGATGGCGCGCCGCTCCTCCTGATCTCGCGGCTGGCGCTGCATACCCAGAACGCTTTGGCCGACCCGCGGGTTTCACTGATGCTGGACGAGCGCCGGGCGGGCGATCCGCTTGAAGGCGCACGCATTATGCTGGCAGGCGAGGCACGGCCCGCCGCCCCGGAGGCGCTGCCCCGTATCCGCAGGCGATATTTTGCCTTCCACCCTTCGGCGCGGGATTTTGCGGATTTTCCCGATTTCTCGTTCTTCCGGATCGACCCCTCCGGTGTGCATCTTGTCGCGGGCTTCGGGCGGATCGTGGATCTCGTGCCGGCGCGTTTTCTCACCGAGGTCTCAGATGCAGCCGATCTCGTGGCAGCGGAGGAGGAGATCGTGGCGCATCTCAATACTGATCATCCCGAGACGTTGAGCCTGTTTGCGACGCAGCTTCTCGATACACCTGCCGCGGACTGGCGATGTATCGCATGCGACCCTGACGGTCTCGACCTTGCCGCAGAGGATCGGTATCTGCGATTGACGTTCCCGAGACGGGTCGCCAGCCCGGGCGCCTTGCGCACCGTGTTGAAAGACCTTGCGGACAAGGCGCGCAGCGGAGCACGATGA